The genomic segment TTTGATGAATATTTAGGCTTAAAAGGTCTCTGCAGTGCTTAAAATGTTCCACTCTGATAGGCTTCCTTAATgggagacattttgacatggctGATTTGgataatctcctgctgcgtccgTCATACCCAAAAGCTTGGGTGTAACTAATCACTGTAAATAACTTTAATAAATGTTGGATTACATTCAGATGGACCAGATCCAGGGCCTCAGAAATgtgccctaaccctaacccttttacTCACTCCccgaaaaattaaaaatcagtACAGGTAAATCTTTAGTCACAGAGGGGCGGTATGCACGAGAGAACAGTtgaacagaagaaaatgatAGTCAGATGGTTGTGTGACGTGTGAATTGTAATGCAATGCAGTGATTGTTATTTGTTATAACATATAATAACTGATTAACATTTGGAGCTGAAGTGCACAGTGTGCTTTTACAGAGCAGGGCTGACATTAAGTGAGAACTGTATGCTTGTCACGTGAACATGCACagtaaaaatgatatttaataaGTTGCAgaggtctgcctgcctgcagaGGATGGTAAAAACTCTACGTATGTTTAAACGGGCCACCGACAGGGGCAAGATTTCAAaggcaaagagcactgcacacaacTCTGCAGCGAAGCAACTGCGCAAAACGTTTGTGAGATCTTTGATGTTGTGTAAAACGATTTGTATCATTATGGAACTATGGTGGGACAaatataaaggaaaaagaaaaagaaggtctGTGCTGCTTTAGTGCACCCTGTGCAATAGCTCTCTACACCCCCCACCCTGCATTAGGGAAGCACTAAACCAGTGGTTCCCATACAGGAAACAACTAAACCATcatcctgaaaaaaacaaaaaacatcatcatccaAACACCATCATTCAGCAATGGCTTACTGATGCTGTGCCATGCCCACCTGTCTCTCGCAGTAGGCCTTCATGAGTTTGATGAGCGGCGTGTGTCTTTTGATCTTGAACTGCACTACAGATCCATCCTGACCTGCTACCTTCAGGTTTATGTGttcattgttttctgtcttgACTGCTTCCTGAGGGATGGAGCCAGAGAGAAAAGCATGGTTAATGAAAGCAGGCAGAGCTGGAGTACTGATTCATTAGTTAGCTGATCcattaaacagaagaaaaaaagatctgtaaGCATCTGTCAGttttataaacacaaatacCATACTGGTTAACACTTTACAGATACAAACaactgcatttctctctcttttatttaaaaccaaataCTTTTTCCCCGCACCAAAAGCGGTAATTTTTGTCGGTTTGGGCTCTTGTGACCCATAATTGGCagctattattattgtttacattttatagactaaacaattaatttgattaataaaaataagaggTTTGGGTGAACAACACTTCCAACACATAAGTGAAGGTAAGTAGGGCAGCATGATATACAAACAACTGTTTTGGGTGTTATTTAGCCTTCTCACATTGGTTTAAAAGGGTTGGACAAAATAATTATGTTGAACATCTTTCAACATAACTGAGCTAAACATTTCAACCACTACAGATATCCCCTtctgtttgctgttgttgaCAACATTGTTCCTGCAACACGAGGagaatgtgaaatatgaaataatcaATTTACTGCAATAGCAAAAACAGACCATGTCACCACGACGTTATTGCTAAACGGATCCTGAAATTAGTTtccacaaaatatatttttacaaaactttcCTGGAGCCCATTTCCCTTTGTTTACATTCTGTAACAGGGGCGTGTAAGATGATCAGGACAAGCCACAGCCTGATATCAGCAAAGAGATGatcaagataataaaaaaaaggaaataccaCAGTATTTATAGGCATATGCCCATTCTTACAGGTTTGCGGCAGCTTTCTGCACAAACTCCCTCTCATTCGCCCCGAATTaccgcaaacacacacgttgCACTGAGGATGACACTAgctgtctggtgtgtgtgtgtgtgtgtgagagagagaacaagcaAACAGCGATCTGCGCGCCCGTGGATGCGCGTTCACGAACCTTCCGGTCTATCAAAGTAGGGATGGCTGGTAGTTGAATTTTAGCTCTCAACTTTCACCATGTGAAACTGAAGACGTGGAGATGGCCGTGTTTTCATGAGCCACCTTGCCGCAGACCCGGTGATTTAAAGtagtattttaaaaacaacatggagAGACTCACCTTTGGTTTTTCATCAGCCATGGTCACTCTTTTGGCGCTTCTCTACGCTGCCACACAAAGAATACGAGTACGCGCACGTACCCGTCCCCGCTAAAAAAATTCGAAGCGAACGTGCGCGGCCACGTGCCATTGCGCGTCCACTGCGCTGGACACTGAATGGCTGCAGGCAGTCACGAGGCTGAAAGCGCGGTCCGTGCATGGGCGGGAGAGTCTCAATGCGCGTCAGAGAGGCTCTCAGcgacacatgcacgcgcacagtGATCTTATACTCTACTTTTTGTTGTAAGGTTTACAGGGGTAGTTATCCCTCTATATGCACTTCACCACCTTTCTCACCTCTCATCAATGCTGCATGGTCCTATCATTATCACCATACAGTGCATTACATATACTGGGGATGTAGTATTTGCACTTTATCTTCATCCTTGTTCTTTTTAACCACAAACCACAGcggccatcttgtttttctgtctgatgatgaaaatgagcTGGAACTTTATTAAACGATAACGTTTACACAGAGAAAGCGTCCATTTGCACAGAAATGATTCCTAACCAATTACAGTTGAAATATACACTTGCTGTTTAtctttggaaaacaaaaaacaatctccaTATTTTGATAATGAATTTATTCGCTCTTGTTGGGGAACCTGGTGCCTCAAAGCTTTCAGATGATTGGTTATCTGAATTAACATAATCATTAATCATGTATTTCTCAGTTATCTACGTGTTCATCACAACAAAACCATAGTATGAGgtaaacacacagcagatgggAACAGACAGGCAGTAGGGAGGGCAGCCCTTTCTCTGACGTCATTGCACATGCGCCCGTGAGGACTTTCGGCTGAATGACTGAGGCGCGCAAGCGGCACTACCCTGTGGTTCATGGCATGAAGTGTTTATAGCTGATAAATCTGACGTTTTTTATATTGTACTGAGCTGATAACGTTGTTCTCAGATGGAGGAGGTAGACGTCGAGCCCGTTATCACTGTGAGTAACCGCTGTAGCTTAGTTTTCTCTCTTAACTTCCAGTGAACGGCAGTGCTAACAAGCTAACATCGCCACGAACTGTCAACTAATCTAAGTTGAAGGAACTCTCAGAGCCACACAACGTGTgtcaaaactataataaataaCATCGAAGATACGTATGTCTTGACGTATTTGAGTCTTAAGAGCATTAAAGGTCAACTAGAGAACTTGTCACAAAACATTATAACGGTAtaagtacattttaatttaataataaattggGAATTAGCCTTCTTCTGAGTCACAATTCAACACATGCATTGTATGTAtgcattaaaaaatgatgtcaaacaTAACTTTCTTGAGTTTGGAAAACAAAGTCGCGAAAGGTCAGgttattaaaatcaaatttagGCAGTATTATATTGCAACTTTCATCATCGCTTGTTTCAGTACATAGTTACAGTGTAATCACCTTGTCTCTCCTCAGAATATTCCTGCAGCCAGTCATGGGAAGCATTTGGGCTTCGCGTGGGGTCCTGGTGATATCCTTTTGTTTGAGACCCTTTACAAAGCATCAGGTACGTGTCAATATTAATATAagctccctctctgttttttctttacattctCACCCTCTCTTTTGCCTAAATCTTACGTTCTGCCCCATCCCTCTCCCCCTTGTTGTTTTCAGGTAGTGCAGGGTCAGGTTGCGCCTTCATCCACGAGGTCAGGAAAGACGAAGACATATACTCCCCTATTTTACGCAAACTGTTCAATGAGTCACATCACATCTTTGTTGGCCTGCAGA from the Scophthalmus maximus strain ysfricsl-2021 chromosome 17, ASM2237912v1, whole genome shotgun sequence genome contains:
- the LOC118288759 gene encoding small ubiquitin-related modifier 2, with translation MADEKPKEAVKTENNEHINLKVAGQDGSVVQFKIKRHTPLIKLMKAYCERQGLSMRQIRFRFDGQPINETDTPAQLEMEDEDTIDVFQQQTGGLI